In Bradyrhizobium sp. 200, the sequence GTGGCCGAAAGCTCCGCGACCGTCCGTGCCTCTTCCGGCAGGCAGGATTCGACGCTGATGCCGAGGCCGGTCCAGAGCAGACGTTTTGCGGCGGCCGTTGCCCGTGGCGCGCTGCTGGCAAAACGCAACACCGAATTGCGCGCCTCGTCAGCCAGATTGGCGTCCTCGGTTAATCTGGTGACCAGGCCGATGGCGAGCGCCTCGTCCGCCGCCACGATCCGATTGGAAAGGACAATGTCCGCGGCACGGCGGAATCCCACCAGACGCGGCAGAATGACCGAAGCGCCGCCATCCGGCGCCATGCCGACCCGGGTTGCGCCGGCGAGAAACTTGGCCGACTTGCCCGCGATCACGATATCGGAGGCGCAGACGAGACCGAGGCCGCCGCCGCCGGCGGCAAAGCCCTGGACCTCGGCCACGACAATGCTGTTCAACCGGATCAATGCGCCGACCGACATCTGCAGATAGGCTGTGACCTCGCGCAGGAAGTCGCCAAGCCCTTCGCCCTTCGATGCAAATTCGCGAACGTCGCCGCCTCCGCAGAAGTTCGGGCCATTGCCGCGCAGGTGCACCACGCGCACGCGCGGGACGGCGTGGCAGCGCATCACGGCCTCATGGAGCGAGCGCATCAGCGCGATGTTCATACCATTAGAGGCTTCGGGTCGATTGAGGATCAGGGTAGCGATGTGTTGGTGGTAACTGAGCAGCACCGGGCCTTCGGCCATCCAGTTCTCGGGCGTGTCGGCGTTGATGCAGGAGGTCATGTGCGGCTCGCGCTCCATCTACACAAGGAAGGACAGCGTGAAGATCGGCTTATGGCTATTCACCAACGATACCTTCTTGCGGACCATCTTGAAGTCGCCTCCGAGCATCCGCAGGCGATATTCGTTGCGCGCCGCCCACATCGTTTCGCCGCGCAGATTGTCCTCGAAGATGAAGACATTCGCACGCGCCCCCACCTCGTCGCCGATCTGTTCCAACAGTTCGACGTTGGAAACGATACGGGCAAGCTCGGACCGCGGCGTCTGCGTGTGGTGCCTACCGGTTTTTAGCTGATTGACCCTCACCCGGATACGCGAGCGATTGTCGTAGATGATCGACATCTGCGTTTCAGGATCGGTGGCGCCGTTTGCGGGCACCCAGTAGATCGCGTCATCCGTCCAGAGCGATTCCCATTCGTCATAGGCATGCGTGTCCTGGAGCCGTGCTTCCAGAAACAGAAACTGCTCGACCTGTCCGAGAAGTTCGCCTCCCCGCACCATTGGGCGTTGGGCCGTAAAAACATCATGCTGTTTCATCACGACCTCACACCGCCATCAGCTGGGCGTAATGGCGCCAAATTCCCCGCTGCGGCACCTCGTCGGTCGAATGGCCGACGAGATAATCGTTCTCGTCGCGCCGCTCGCGATGGATGCCTCGGCTCAGAGTGAGCCATTCGGGATCATTGATGAGGGCGCCGCGATGGTTGCGCTCATACATTTCGGTATCGTCGGCGAGCAGCAGGCCGGCGGGGCCGACCGATCCCATGGTTTGCTGCCGCAGGCGCCGGTTGAAATCCGGTGCGCCCTTAAACTGCAGCGCCGTGACGTGTTGGATCGTCTCATCGACGGCGATCGGCTGCAGTACGAACAATTGGATCTCGGCGATAAAGAGATTCGGGAAGATCATGATGTGCGGCGAGCCGTCGATCATGATCTGACGCGCGCGTTCCGGCCCGTAGCTCGCTCCCATTGCCTTGACGTAGTCGGGCAATTTCCCCTCGGTGGTGCCGAACCAGGCGAGCGGCTCGTCGATCCGGCGCCATTCCGGCCTGAGATCAAACTCGGTATGGCCGTTGCCGAAATCACGTGTCAGCGCGGTCGACTGGGGACCGTAGAGCTTGCCGATACCGCTGTCGGTTACCTGGAAGACCGAGCTATGAACGAATGCCGGATGGTATCCGTCGGTCTCGTTCTCCAGCATGAACTTCCAATTCGCCTTGGTGCGATGCTGGAGAAAGCCGGCCGTCAGCTCCAATTCGCCCTCGGGGGAGTTCGCCAGCAACTGGTCAATCGAGGCCTTGGCACCCCCGAGATGCTCCTCCAGCGAGGGGCCTTCGGTGGCGAATGAACCGAAGACGAAGCCGCGATAGATGCCGATGCGCGGCACCCGCCCGAGCCCAAACTTGGTCTTGTCGGACCCTTCGTAGCCGTCGGCATAGGCGAAGCCCGCCAGCTCTCCGGTATTGCTGAATGTCCAAGAATGATAAGGACAGGTGAACGTGCTGCGATTGCCCTCACGGTAAGCGCAGAGCTGATTGCCGCGATGCGGACATTTGTTCAGCAGCAGCGATATCTGGCCGGTCCGATCGTGAACCAGCAAGACCGGCGTTGGCCCGATCGACTTCGTAACATAGTCGTTCCGGTTGGGCACCTCGCTGACATGCCCGACATAGACCCAATTGCGGTACCAGATGCGTTCGAGCTCTTGCTCAAAGATCTTCTGGTCGTGATAAAGGCGGCTGTTGACCCTCGTCGGCTCGATGAGGCCACGATAGTCGATCAAGGAAGGTGGGTTAATCGCTGCTGTCATTTTCTTAGTCCGATCGTTCGGTCTATAAATAGCAACAGCCGCCTCTGGTCAAGCTTTAATTGAAGTTCCTGGATCCAAGGGGCCATGGTCGGTGACCTTGGTGTCCGATTGACTTCCACCTGCCCGCTACATTTCATCTGCTGCCTTGGAGTTCTGACCGCAGCATTGCTGCGGTCCTAGCAAGCGACGGCGTATGAAGCGGAGGCAGTGTTTATAACGCAAGCGCTCTCAATCACCTTCTCAGCACAGCGATACCGGCCGCGCGGTGCCGCGCCGGAAGCCGCCACGCCGAAGATTCCGGCCGATCTCGCTGAGCACCGCGGCATCGGCTGGACCTTCCCGCGCTCGATCCTTCTGCGACAAGACTGATCGCCACGACCGAACCGACGCCGAAGAAGGTGCCGTGGGCGAGGTCAGCACGCGCGCGGCTATCAGCAATTCGTAGTTCGGCGCCAGCGCGCAGGCCCAAGCAGGTTCAGAGTTGTCCAACATAACGCATATGATCGTGCATGGCTGGTTGGATCGATTCTCCCAAGCGTGGTTGGTCTCTCGCTGAACCAACGTATCGCCGGCCGAGAGGCGAACCTCAGTTTCGTCGAGGACGCAGTAGATCTCTCCGTTCGCGACTACGATATAATCGATGGTATTCCTCCGATGCATGGCGGACGGCCACTTTTCTTCCCCGTACTCGCTCATCGGTGGATATGTAATCACCTTGAAAACCGCACCGCCTACTGGGGGTCCAAACTTGACGGGACGGGCGGCCGTATCGACGGTATCGACGACGTTATCCTTCGATGTTGCCGATTCCCAAATGTCACTAATTTTCATTCCTGGAATCGGCTCGATCGAATT encodes:
- a CDS encoding enoyl-CoA hydratase-related protein; translation: MTSCINADTPENWMAEGPVLLSYHQHIATLILNRPEASNGMNIALMRSLHEAVMRCHAVPRVRVVHLRGNGPNFCGGGDVREFASKGEGLGDFLREVTAYLQMSVGALIRLNSIVVAEVQGFAAGGGGLGLVCASDIVIAGKSAKFLAGATRVGMAPDGGASVILPRLVGFRRAADIVLSNRIVAADEALAIGLVTRLTEDANLADEARNSVLRFASSAPRATAAAKRLLWTGLGISVESCLPEEARTVAELSATADAREGLAAVLEKRAPLFTGT
- a CDS encoding aromatic-ring-hydroxylating dioxygenase subunit beta, which encodes MKQHDVFTAQRPMVRGGELLGQVEQFLFLEARLQDTHAYDEWESLWTDDAIYWVPANGATDPETQMSIIYDNRSRIRVRVNQLKTGRHHTQTPRSELARIVSNVELLEQIGDEVGARANVFIFEDNLRGETMWAARNEYRLRMLGGDFKMVRKKVSLVNSHKPIFTLSFLV
- a CDS encoding aromatic ring-hydroxylating dioxygenase subunit alpha, producing MTAAINPPSLIDYRGLIEPTRVNSRLYHDQKIFEQELERIWYRNWVYVGHVSEVPNRNDYVTKSIGPTPVLLVHDRTGQISLLLNKCPHRGNQLCAYREGNRSTFTCPYHSWTFSNTGELAGFAYADGYEGSDKTKFGLGRVPRIGIYRGFVFGSFATEGPSLEEHLGGAKASIDQLLANSPEGELELTAGFLQHRTKANWKFMLENETDGYHPAFVHSSVFQVTDSGIGKLYGPQSTALTRDFGNGHTEFDLRPEWRRIDEPLAWFGTTEGKLPDYVKAMGASYGPERARQIMIDGSPHIMIFPNLFIAEIQLFVLQPIAVDETIQHVTALQFKGAPDFNRRLRQQTMGSVGPAGLLLADDTEMYERNHRGALINDPEWLTLSRGIHRERRDENDYLVGHSTDEVPQRGIWRHYAQLMAV